A window of the Cutaneotrichosporon cavernicola HIS019 DNA, chromosome: 6 genome harbors these coding sequences:
- a CDS encoding uncharacterized protein (Alginate lyase) produces MRLSLLLLALVGSVLAKPLSVPVSRAASSDAHTNGMRLVRNGESNSCVKRTRPNTVVLDGSYMLSAAKDVAQGGYGTELTNILTLADYWMTQGPWTVTSKKVDVPGGTKKDYASQAPYWWPANWNDPSSSQTCPYVQRDGLRNPDVDLYTDRRDGGSMMNSTYMLSLAWWYTGDYKYREHAGKVLRTWFIDEATRMTPNLQHAQIIPCANTGRFIGIIDFSQQYTDVIDAVALLNTGYDEAWCEADAASFEDWNRQFLTWLTDSPFGKAELGYQNNHGAFAAMQIAALASWLGDDATASRYLQDQKAHLDATISANGSQPLEIQRTTSFHYSTFALVAYLRMVAIGQKEGVDVDLWGYEGPEGQSIPAAVRYILPAAASGAQAWPHPEINFKRFGAYDIVQFAADMGMKEAKDILDQIEEPFHGGTWALSPAVQQLDSTLF; encoded by the exons ATGCGCCTctcactcctcctcctcgcccttgtcgGCAGCGTCTTGGCCAAACCCCTTTCCGTCCCCGTTTCTCGGGCAGCAAGCTCCGATGCCCACACCAATGGAATGCGCCTCGTGCGCAATGGCGAGTCCAACAGTTGCGTTAAACGCACTCGCCCAAACACCGTCGTGCTGGACGGCAGTTACATGCTCTCAGCCGCAAAGGACGTTGCTCAAGGAGGATACGGCACTGAACTTACCAACATCCTAACACTGGCCGACTATTGGATGACCCAGGGCCCTTGGACTGTCACTTCAAAGAAGGTTGACGTCCCAGGTGGCACAAA GAAAGACTACGCGTCTCAGGCTCCCTACTGGTGGCCCGCAAACTGGAACGACCCGTCCTCGAGCCAGACTTGCCCTTACGTGCAGCGCGATGGCCTGCGTAAtcccgacgtcgacctgtACACGgaccgccgcgacggcgggTCCATGATGAACTCGACCTACATGCTTTCGCTGGCATGGTGGTACACTGGCGATTACAAATATCGCGAGCACGCCGGCAAGGTCCTCCGCACGTGGTTTATCGACGAGGCCACGCGCATGACCCCCAACCTCCAGCATGCTCAGATCATTCCGTGCGCCAACACGGGGCGCTTTATTGGCATCATCGACTTTTCCCAGCAGTACACGGACGTGATTGACGCGGTCGCGCTACTCAACACGGGATACGACGAGGCCTGGTGCGAGGCTGATGCGGCCAGCTTTGAGGACTGGAACCGTCAGTTCCTTACGTGGCTCACCGACTCCCCCTTCGGCAAGGCCGAGTTGGGCTACCAGAACAACCATGGAGCTTTTGCTGCCATGCAGATTGCCGCCTTGGCGTCTTGGCTCGGTGACGACGCAACCGCATCCCGCTATCTCCAAGACCAAAAGGCTCACCTTGACGCAACCATCTCGGCAAATGGCAGCCAGCCGCTTGAGATTCAGCGCACGACGAGCTTCCATTACAGCACGttcgccctcgtcgcctACCTGCGCATGGTGGCGATCGGCCAAAAGGaaggcgtcgacgtcgacctctgGGGATACGAGGGCCCCGAAGGGCAGTCAATCCCTGCTGCTGTGCGATACATCCTCCCTGCCGCAGCTTCCGGCGCTCAAGCGTGGCCGCACCCCGAGATCAACTTCAAGCGGTTCGGGGCGTACGACATTGTGCAGTTTGCCGCCGATATGGGCATgaaggaggccaaggacatcctcgaccagATCGAGGAGCCGTTCCACGGCGGCACGTGGGCGCTCAGCCCCGCGGTGCAGCAGCTCGACTCGACCCTCTTCTAG
- a CDS encoding uncharacterized protein (Hemerythrin HHE cation binding domain) yields the protein MSATLSTTVTNSDAAAPTKGPPATAETSKAAEARPKLSPSEAYAWNAAWKGMERFHNSHKRTFTNSYEHASDYADVGYSLKAFLRESYNLVIHLGNHHSIEEAYIFPLLAHKHPAFRDGAEHKADHAAIHDGLERYQEFLRACMMDDTKYSPEKMREILDSFREPLFRHLDQEVEDLKPETLWKHGFTIDEIRRLPF from the exons ATGAGCGCTACACTCTCCACCACCGTTACCAACTCTGACGCTGCCGCGCCCACCAAGGGCCCCCCTGCCACGGCTGAGACTTCCAAGGCAGCCGAGGCGCGTCCCAAGCTCTCGCCGTCCGAGGCGTACGCTTGGAACGCGGCGTGGAAGGGCATGGAGCGGTTCCACAACTCGCACAAACGGACGTTCACCAACTCGTACGAGCATGCATCCGACTATGCCGATGTTGGTTACTCGCTCAAGGCGTTCCTGCGCGAGAGTTacaacctcgtcatccaTCTTGGCAACCACCACTCTATT GAAGAGGCATACATCTTCCCGCTGCTTGCGCACAAGCACCCGGCGTTCCGTGACGGTGCAGAGCACAAGGCCGACCATGCGGCGATCCacgacggcctcgagcgaTACCAGGAGTTCCTCCGTGCTTGTATGATGGACGACACCAAGTACTCGCCCGAGAAGATGCGTGAGATCCTTGACAGCTTCCGTGAGCCGCTGTTCCGCCACTTGGACCAGGAAgtcgaggacctcaagcccgagaCACTTTGGAAGCACGGCTTTACGATCGACGAGATCCGTCGTCTGCCCTTTTAG
- a CDS encoding uncharacterized protein (KR domain) has protein sequence MPIVLDFSGKLVLVTGGGRSIGLAIARAIAKAGADVAITYTSQDATPVADKLSKEFGTVCKAFKCEVSDSREVNTMLAAVKESYGREVDIGIANAGITLWKDAHENTDDEFRRIFEVNTFGSYYLARALARSWLGEDIPVGSSTTGRPEAQQLGKQILFVSSISAIVAMTPQRQTAYNASKAAVTMMAKSLAAEWAHLGITVNSISPGYVATDMIANPPNEEAKAWVGEWTKRTPVGRFATAEQIGEFVATLVSDSQGGMGWMTGSDVVIDGGYTLL, from the exons ATGCccatcgtcctcgactTCTCTGGCAAGCTGGTCCTCGTCACAGGCGGTGGCCGAAGCATTGGTCTCGCCATTGCGCGTGCGATCGCGAAGG CCGGTGCCGACGTTGCCATCACGTACACTTCGCAAGATGCGACGCCCGTCGCTGACAAGCTGTCAAAGGAGTTTGGCACGGTCTGCAAGGCGTTCAAATGCGAGGTGTCGGACAGCCGCGAGGTGAACACAATGCTGGCGGCTGTCAAGGAGTCGTACGGCCGCGAGGTGGACATTGGGATCGCCAACGCAGGCATCACGCTGTGGAAGGACGCCCACGAGAACACGGACG ACGAGTTCCGCCGCATCTTTGAGGTGAACACGTTCGGCTCGTACTACTTGGCTCGCGCTCTTGCTCGCTCGtggctgggcgaggacatCCCTGTCGGTTCGAGCACTACGGGCCGCCCCGAggcgcagcagctcggcaagcAGATCCTGTTTGTGTCGTCCATCAGCGCAATCGTCGCCATGACTCCCCAGCGCCAGACGGCGTACAACGCCAGCAAAGCAGCCGTAACCATGATGGCCAAGTCTCTCGCGGCCGAATGGGCACACCTCGGCATCACGGTGAACAGCATCTCTCCCGGCTACGTTGCCACCGACATGATCGCCAACCCACCgaacgaggaggccaaggcatGGGTGGGCGAGTGGACGAAACGCACTCCTGTCGGCCGCTTCGCCACGGCTGAGCAGATCGGCGAGTTTGTTGCCACCTTGGTTAGCGACTCGCAGGGCGGAATGGGATGGATGACGGGCTCGGATGTTGTCATTGATGGCGGATACACGCTTCTGTAG
- a CDS encoding uncharacterized protein (Alcohol dehydrogenase GroES-like domain), whose protein sequence is MTVISTPLTKYETHYDPTKVLDHPDFRILAPGDASIKDKTVNLACAYNPAHEVHMIAKPTPTAGPGEAVVHVKATGICGSDVHFWKHGHIGPTMVVRDECGAGHESAGEVIAVGEGVTNLTVGDRVAIEAGVPCGRADCHFCLIGRYNACPNVVFFSTPPYHGTLTRFHVHPAAWLHKLPDNVSFEEGSVCEPLAVALAGLERAGVRLGDQVIICGAGPIGLVTLLAARAAGCAPIVITDLFQSRLDFAKSLVPNVRTVCIQKHWTPEETATEIKRAAGGELKLALECTGVESSIRSAIFSVVFGGKVFVIGVGNSEQTYPFGYMSANEIDLQFQYRYANQYPKAIRLVAEGLVDLKPLVTHRFPLEQAVEAFHVAADPSQGAIKVQIQD, encoded by the exons ATGACCGTTATCTCGACTCCACTCACCAAGTACGAAACCCACTACGACCCCAccaaggtcctcgaccaccCCGACTTCCGCATTCTCGCGCCCGGCGATGCGTCGATCAAGGACAAGACCGTCAACCTCGCCTGTGCCTATAACCCCGCTCACGAGGTGCACATGATCGCCAAGCCGACGCCCACCGCAGGGCCGGGGGAGGCGGTCGTACACGTCAAGGCTACAGGCATCTGCGG CTCTGACGTGCACTTTTGGAAGCACGGCCACATCGGGCCGACCATGGTGGTGCGTGACGAGTGCGGTGCCGGGCACGAGTcggcgggcgaggtcatTGCCGTTGGCGAGGGTGTGACCAACCTCACTGTCGGCGACAGGGTTGCGATCGAGGCTGGTGTGCCGTGCGGACGGGCAGACTGTCACTTTTGTCTCATCGGGCGGTACAACGCTTGCCCAAacgtcgtcttcttctcgacccCGCCATACCACGGCACCCTTACGCGGTTCCATGTCCACCCAGCCGCGTGGCTACACAAGCTGCCGGACAACGTGTCGTTCGAGGAGGGCTCGGTGTGCGAGCCACTCGCTGTCGCGTTGGCTGGCCTTGAGCGTGCTGGTGTCCGCCTCGGAGACCAGGTGATCATCTGCGGCGCAGGACCAATCGGTctcgtcaccctcctcgcagCGCGGGCGGCTGGCTGTGCCCCCATTGTCATCACAGACCTCTTCCAGTCTCGCCTCGACTTTGCAAAGTCCCTAGTCCCGAACGTACGCACAGTGTGCATCCAGAAGCACTGGACGCCTGAAGAGACGGCTACAGAGATCAAACGGGCTGCTGGtggcgagctcaagctAGCTCTCGAGTGCACTGGCGTGGAGAGCTCGATCCGCAGCGCCATCTTT TCGGTGGTGTTTGGCGGCAAGGTGTTCGTGATTGGCGTTGGCAACTCTGAGCAGACG TACCCATTTGGCTACATGTCGGCAAACGAGATCGACCTCCAGTTCCAGTACCGCTACGCCAACCAGTACCCGAAGGCGatccgcctcgtcgccgaaggtctcgtcgacctcaagccACTCGTCACCCACCGTTTCCCGCTCGAGCAGGCGGTTGAGGCGTTCCATGTCGCCGCTGACCCTTCGCAGGGCGCGATCAAAGTGCAGATTCAGGACTAG
- a CDS encoding uncharacterized protein (Belongs to the glycosyl hydrolase 1 family) produces the protein MTIDPNDSIPLLTEDVITGDKALKGVLPHDFAYAASTASFQIEGGWNQDGKGPGIWDVYLHENNMDNGDDAVNSYNLWREDIKLLKQYGVNTYRFSISWPRVKPLGGKDDPVNEKGIEYYSNLVDALLAEGITPFVTIFHWDTPYELQKRYGEFENPEKLVDDFVAYARVLFERLGDRVTNWITINEPVIYMMFNIMGMKADTWTEDTSIAYTKSLLLSHARTVDLYRREFKPKQGGQIGITLNVDYVVPIDDSPAAIEAAQDSLDQMFGQFADPIYHGYFPESMYKRFDRTKLNFTPEEWAIVKGSNDFFGLNHYSTFYATGEVRPLKGASGRDRALGLEVRVAEKNGVPIGRRGENGHPYDVAWGFRLLIQYIDKRYLKSSGHRLYITENGYAVDGETKLEIDQAVEDKARQSYYAGYIREAVLARTEDGIDVAGYMAWSLMDNLEWLQGYRSRFGITCVDRSSPDFTRTPKESAFMLKRVFDYLISKE, from the exons ATGACTATTGACCCCAACGACTCAatccccctcctcaccgagGACGTCATCACTGGCGACAAGGCCCTCAAGGGTGTTCTTCCCCATGATTTCGCGTACGCAGCGTCGACTGCGAGCTTCCAAATCGAAGGAGGTTGGAACCAAGACGGCAAGGGCCCGGGTATCTGGGACGTCTACCTTCACGAGAATAACATGGATAACGGCGATGACGCTGTCAACAGCTACAACCTCTGGCGCGAGGACATCAAGTTGTTGAAGCAGTATGGTGTTAACACGTACCGTTTCTCGATCTCTTGGCCCCGCGTCAAGCCTCTAG gcggcaaggacgaccCGGTGAACGAGAAGGGCATTGAGTACTACTCCAACCTC GTCGACGCTCTCCTTGCCGAAGGTATTACGCCGTTCGTGACCATCTTCCACTGGGATACCCCGTACGAGCTGCAGAAGCGCTATGGCGAGTTTGAGAACCCGGAAAAGCTGGTCGACGACTTTGTCGCATACGCTCGCGTGCTGTTTGAGCGCCTCGGTGACCGTGTGACCAACTGGATCACAATCAACGAGCCAGTCATCTACATGATGTTCAATATCATGGGCATGAAGGCCGACACCTGGACAGAGGACACGTCGATCGCGTACACAAAGTCGCTTCTGTTGTCACACGCACGCACTGTTGACCTTTACCGCCGCGAGTTCAAGCCAAAGCAGGGCGGACAGATTGGTATCACGCTCAACGTTGATTATGTTGTTCCAATCGATGACTCGCCGGCAGCTATCGAGGCGGCACAAGACTCTCTCGACCAGATGTTCGGCCAGTTTGCCGACCCGATCT ACCACGGATACTTTCCTGAAAGCATGTACAAGCGCTTTGACCGTACAAAGCTCAACTTTACTCCTGAGGAGTGGGCGATAGTGAAGGGTTCGAACGACTTCTTTGGGCTCAACCACTACTCGACGTTCTACGCAACGGGCGAGGTGCGCCCACTCAAGGGAGCAAGCGGGCGGGACCGCGCCCTAGGGCTGGAGGTGCGTGTGGCTGAGAAGAACGGGGTACCCATCggacgccgcggcgagaACGGCCACCCATACGACGTCGCATGGGGATTCCGCCTTCTCATACAGTACATCGACAAGCGATACCTCAAATCGTCGGGACACCGGTTGTACATTACAGAAAACGGGTACGCGGTGGATGGCGAGACCAAGCTGGAGATTGATCAAgctgtcgaggacaaggcgcGCCAAAGTTACTACGCCGGGTACATCCGCGAGGCTGTGCTTGCGCGCACTGAGGACGGGATCGACGTTGCCGGCTACATGGCGTGGAGCCTCATGGA caaccTTGAGTGGCTTCAGGGGTACAGGAGCCGCTTTGGGATCACGTGCGTCGACCGTTCGAGTCCCGACTTTACACGCACGCCCAAGGAGTCTGCTTTCATGCTCAAGCGGGTGTTCGACTATCTGATTTCCAAGGAGTAG
- a CDS encoding uncharacterized protein (Belongs to the major facilitator superfamily. Sugar transporter (TC 2.A.1.1) family): MTHFEDSKDAQFERRPSVAHPIEAVNVIQNPLQALSKEAVIDDAKTFCEEKGLDEHTDLFVKAALVARQPDQFNEIDELTSADKSALDYEATHKWAGTKQLYFAMFMCALGAACQGWDQTGSNGANLSFPVEFGISRTLDDGPAGLRDSWLVGLVNSAPYAAAAVVGVWLSDPLNHYFGRRGEISIASLILTVTPIGSAFTHSWQALFAVRLVMGVGLGAKAATVAVYAAEMSPTRIRGALTMGWQLWTCFGIFLGFAANCVVKDVPRIAWRLQLASCFIPALPLIFLIFLVPESPRWLMKKNDYPKAFRSFCRLRLDPLIAARDLYYSHVLYEVEKKQGGGKSYFSRLADIFRVPRIRRSTLAASTVMIAQQMCGINIISFYSSTVFVRSGYTVEQALFASLGFGALNFVCTIPAIFLVDTFGRRSLLLSTFPFMCVFLLATGLTFLMDEARTQLRTGLIAFWIYLFTAFYSVGEGPVAFMYSAEVFPNIHREQGMAWAVCVNNFFAAILGLTFPSMERAMTTMGAFCFYAGLNAVALVWIFFWVPETKGLTLEELDQVFSVRTAEFGKYQVKTWLPWFLRRYIMWDKDAYLKPLIEKSHKENWAEDGALTPTEKHLAV; the protein is encoded by the exons ATGACCCACTTCGAGGACTCGAAGGACGCTCAGTTCGAGCGGCGCCCCAGCGTTGCACACCCCATCGAGGCGGTGAACGTGATCCAGAACCCTCTCCAG GCTCTGTCGAAGGAGGCAGTGATCGATGACGCCAAGACCTTCTGTGAGGAGAAGGGTTTAGATGAGCACACCGACCTGTTCGTCAAGGctgcgctcgtcgctcggCAACCAGACCAATTCAACGAGATCGATGAACTCACCTCGGCGGACAAGAGCGCGCTGGACTACGAGGCGACGCACAAGTGGGCTGGCACCAAGCAGCTCTACTTTGCCATGTTCATGtgtgcgctcggcgcggcaTGCCAGGGTTGGGACCAGACAGGCAGCAACGGAGCCAATCTGTCCTTCCCCGTTGAGTTTGGCATCTCTAGAacgctcgacgacggcccTGCAGGCCTCCGCGACTCGtggctcgtcggcctcgtcaacagTGCCCCATacgcagccgcagccgtcgtcggcgtctgGCTCTCTGACCCGCTCAACCACTATttcggccgccgcggcgagatCTCCATCGCATCCCTCATCTTGACCGTCACGCCCATTGGCTCGGCGTTTACGCATTCCTGGCAGGCTCTCTTCGCCGTTCGTCTAGTCATGGGCGTCGGGCTTGGCGCAAAGGCCGCAACTGTTGCCGTCTACGCTGCTGAGATGAGCCCGACTCGCATCCGTGGCGCGCTCACCATGGGCTGGCAGCTGTGGACGTGTTTCGGCATTTTTCTCGGATTTGCAGCCAACTGCGTCGTCAAGGATGTCCCTCGCATCGCATGGCGGCTGCAACTCGCCTCCTGCTTCATCCCTGCCCTTCC CCTCATCTTCTTGATCTTCCTGGTCCCAGAGTCCCCAAGGTGGCTGATGAAGAAGAACGACTACCCCAAGGCCTTCCGCTCGTTCTGCCGTCTGCGCCTCGACCCCCTCATTGCAGCGCGCGACCTATACTACTCGCACGTACTGTACGAGGTCGAAAAGAAGCAGGGCGGTGGCAAGAGTTACTTCtctcgcctcgccgacatcTTCCGCGTCCCCCGCATCCGTCGCAGCACGCTCGCAGCATCGACCGTGATGATCGCACAGCAGATGTGTGGCATCAACATTATCTCGTTCTACAGCTCGACGGTCTTCGTGCGCTCGGGGTACACCGTGGAGCAGGCGCTATTCGCGTCGCTCGGCTTTGGTGCGCTCAACTTTGTGTGCACGATTCCTGCCATCTTCCTGGTCGACACGTTCGGCCGCCGTTCGCTACTCCTCTCCACATTTCCCTTTATGTGCgtgttcctcctcgccaccggCCTCACATTCCtcatggacgaggcgcgcacTCAGCTTCGCACCGGGCTCATTGCGTTCTGGATCTACCTCTTCACGGCGTTCTACTCGGTTGGCGAGGGCCCAGTGGCGTTCATGTACTCGGCCGAGGTATTCCCCAACATTCATCGCGAGCAGGGCATGGCGTGGGCCGTGTGCGTCAACAACTTCTtcgccgccatcctcggcctcacCTTCCCGAGCATGGAGCGCGCGATGACGACAATGGGCGCAT TCTGCTTCTATGCCGGGCTCAACGCGGTCGCCCTTGTCTGGATCTTCTTTTGGGTGCCAGAGACGAAAGGCCTCACTCTGGAAGAGCTTGACC AGGTTTTCAGCGTCCGCACTGCCGAGTTTGGCAAGTACCAGGTCAAGACGTGGCTACCGTGGTTCCTCCGCCGATACATCATGTGGGACAAGGACGCGTACCTCAAGCCTCTCATCGAGAAGAGCCACAAGGAGAACTGGGCAGAGGATGGGGCTTTGACGCCCACGGAGAAGCACCTTGCGGTATGA